The proteins below come from a single Nostoc sp. KVJ3 genomic window:
- a CDS encoding chlorophyll a/b-binding protein, which translates to MSGFKNPAPIVSEDPNAVRFGFTPQSENWNGRLAMIGFLAAILIEAFSGQGLLHFWGIL; encoded by the coding sequence ATGTCAGGTTTTAAGAATCCTGCGCCTATTGTTTCAGAAGATCCTAACGCCGTGCGTTTTGGCTTCACTCCCCAGAGTGAAAATTGGAACGGTCGTCTTGCAATGATTGGTTTTTTAGCTGCGATTTTGATTGAAGCTTTTTCTGGTCAAGGCTTACTCCATTTCTGGGGCATCCTCTAA
- a CDS encoding DUF29 domain-containing protein, whose translation MTQELIDLRTCIQEGRYADALAIVDELEGMSKQAILRNIQAYLKILLIHLIKNQVEQRLTGSWANSIRNSVREIKKLNIKDNKTSYYINLGEWQNLIEEEIIEDAIADASEEVMNGNFTRSQLSAMLDKNQILTTASSLLALTYTYSPKELPAIMDDYLSQLAGGEDWINREK comes from the coding sequence ATGACACAGGAATTAATAGACCTCAGAACTTGTATCCAGGAAGGACGTTATGCAGATGCCTTGGCAATTGTAGATGAATTAGAAGGCATGAGTAAACAAGCTATTCTGCGGAATATCCAAGCTTATTTAAAGATTCTGCTGATTCATTTGATTAAGAACCAAGTAGAACAACGATTAACTGGTTCATGGGCAAATTCTATTCGTAATTCCGTCCGAGAAATTAAAAAGCTGAATATTAAAGATAATAAAACCTCTTATTATATTAATTTAGGCGAATGGCAAAATTTGATAGAAGAGGAAATTATTGAAGATGCGATCGCTGATGCTAGTGAGGAAGTGATGAATGGCAATTTTACTCGCTCTCAGTTGTCGGCGATGTTAGATAAAAACCAGATTTTAACTACAGCAAGTAGTTTACTAGCTTTAACATATACTTATTCGCCAAAGGAATTACCAGCAATTATGGATGATTATCTTAGTCAGTTAGCTGGTGGAGAAGATTGGATAAATCGGGAAAAATAA
- a CDS encoding class I SAM-dependent methyltransferase: MATILRDWSYRYQWLYDSISRLTALSVGGEARFRQLALQGLTIHSDTQVLDLCCGSGQTTQFLVRFSQNVTGLDASPKSLQRARLNVPEASYVEAFAEEMPFADNLFDVVHTSVALHEMQTQQLQKIINEVYRVLKPGGVFTLVDFHAPTNPIFWPGISLFLLLFETETAWELLKTDLPGLLTETGFDVSEQTLYVGGSLQVIQVKK, encoded by the coding sequence ATGGCAACAATTTTAAGGGATTGGAGTTACCGCTATCAGTGGTTGTATGATAGTATCTCTCGTTTAACAGCCTTAAGTGTAGGTGGTGAAGCGCGTTTTCGGCAACTTGCTTTGCAAGGCTTAACAATTCACTCAGATACTCAGGTTTTAGATTTATGTTGCGGTAGTGGTCAAACAACGCAATTTTTAGTAAGATTTTCACAAAATGTAACAGGATTGGATGCTTCACCTAAGTCTTTGCAACGCGCACGGCTAAATGTCCCTGAAGCTTCTTATGTCGAAGCTTTTGCCGAGGAGATGCCATTTGCAGATAATCTGTTTGATGTGGTGCATACCAGTGTTGCATTACACGAGATGCAGACTCAGCAATTACAAAAAATTATTAATGAAGTTTATCGGGTGCTGAAGCCTGGAGGGGTGTTTACGTTGGTGGATTTTCACGCTCCTACAAATCCGATATTTTGGCCTGGGATATCACTGTTTTTGTTGTTGTTTGAGACGGAAACAGCTTGGGAATTGTTGAAAACTGATTTACCTGGTTTGTTAACTGAGACTGGGTTTGATGTGAGTGAGCAAACTTTATATGTAGGTGGTAGTTTGCAAGTGATACAGGTGAAGAAGTGA
- the hemH gene encoding ferrochelatase, with protein MGRVGVLLLNLGGPDKLEDVGPFLYNLFSDPEIIRLPFRWLQKPLAWFIASRRTRTSQENYKQIGGGSPLRRITEAQGEALKEQLSHLGQEANIYVGMRYWHPYTEEAIAQITQDNIEHLVILPLYPQFSISTSGSSFRLLDKLWQEDPKLQPIEYTVIPSWYKQPGYLQAMAELIAQELEQFPNPDEVHIFFSAHGVPKSYVEEAGDPYQQEIEECAALIIQTLNRPNAHTLAYQSRVGPVEWLQPYTEDALKELGAQGVKDLVVVPISFVSEHIETLQEIDIEYREVAEESGIHNFRRVPAPNTHPVFINALADLVIDALKNPSFKLSQAAQMKKMVKMYPQERWEWGLTTSAEVWNGRIAMLGFIALIIELITGHGFLHMIGLLQ; from the coding sequence ATGGGTCGTGTAGGCGTCTTATTACTCAATCTCGGTGGCCCCGATAAGCTAGAAGATGTCGGGCCGTTTTTGTATAACCTATTTTCCGATCCGGAAATTATTCGCCTACCGTTTCGCTGGTTGCAAAAGCCTCTAGCCTGGTTTATTGCCTCGCGGCGAACCAGAACGTCTCAAGAAAATTATAAGCAAATCGGTGGTGGTTCCCCACTGCGACGGATCACAGAAGCGCAAGGGGAAGCTTTAAAAGAACAATTGAGTCATTTAGGGCAAGAAGCTAATATCTACGTGGGAATGCGTTATTGGCATCCTTATACAGAAGAAGCGATCGCACAGATTACCCAAGATAATATAGAACACCTGGTAATATTACCACTATATCCCCAGTTTTCTATCAGTACTAGTGGTTCTAGCTTCCGGCTTTTAGATAAGCTTTGGCAAGAAGACCCAAAACTTCAGCCCATTGAATACACCGTTATTCCTTCTTGGTACAAACAACCAGGCTACCTCCAAGCAATGGCGGAACTCATAGCCCAAGAACTTGAGCAGTTTCCTAACCCGGATGAGGTTCATATATTTTTCAGCGCTCACGGCGTTCCTAAAAGCTACGTTGAAGAAGCTGGCGACCCTTACCAGCAAGAAATTGAGGAATGTGCTGCTCTGATTATACAGACCCTCAATCGTCCCAATGCCCACACCTTAGCTTACCAAAGTCGTGTCGGCCCAGTCGAATGGCTGCAACCCTATACTGAAGATGCGCTCAAAGAACTAGGCGCACAAGGCGTTAAAGATTTAGTTGTCGTGCCTATTAGTTTTGTCTCAGAGCATATCGAGACACTGCAAGAAATTGATATTGAGTATCGAGAAGTAGCAGAAGAATCAGGAATTCATAACTTCCGCCGCGTTCCTGCTCCTAATACCCATCCTGTATTTATTAATGCACTTGCAGACTTAGTGATTGATGCGCTGAAAAACCCCAGCTTCAAGCTTTCGCAAGCTGCCCAAATGAAAAAAATGGTTAAAATGTACCCCCAAGAGCGTTGGGAATGGGGTCTAACTACTAGCGCTGAAGTCTGGAATGGTCGGATTGCTATGCTGGGCTTCATTGCCTTAATCATTGAGCTAATTACCGGTCACGGCTTCTTACACATGATTGGACTTTTGCAATAA
- a CDS encoding DUF4126 domain-containing protein: MIEILATLSASAAAGMRIGIPLLIIGLLQGSDFWSQFPILSHISPPILLGCLSCWSLVELLASKKLWGQRLLQLVQLFMSPIVGAMMGLAVANATATPDWLIACIGGSLALVLQLVQVGWFYRLRGLPLWAVFLQDTLCIALVLFAFDAPWQGGLIALILLWFAVRSAKQWYDWYHIRG, from the coding sequence ATGATTGAAATCCTAGCCACACTTTCTGCATCTGCGGCAGCAGGAATGAGAATAGGCATACCTTTGCTGATTATTGGATTATTGCAGGGTAGTGACTTCTGGTCACAATTTCCAATTTTATCTCACATTTCCCCACCAATATTATTAGGTTGCCTTAGTTGTTGGTCTTTAGTTGAATTATTAGCCTCAAAAAAACTATGGGGGCAAAGATTACTACAACTGGTTCAGTTATTCATGTCTCCCATTGTGGGGGCAATGATGGGTTTAGCAGTAGCTAATGCAACAGCAACACCAGATTGGCTGATTGCCTGTATTGGCGGTTCATTAGCTTTAGTACTCCAGCTAGTTCAAGTTGGTTGGTTCTATCGGTTACGTGGCTTACCCTTGTGGGCAGTTTTTCTTCAAGATACCTTGTGCATTGCTCTAGTCCTTTTTGCCTTCGATGCTCCCTGGCAAGGGGGATTAATTGCTTTAATACTGCTGTGGTTTGCAGTTCGTAGCGCCAAGCAGTGGTATGACTGGTATCACATAAGGGGATAG
- a CDS encoding tetratricopeptide repeat protein: MPKNKNLLVAAVICLCLSNGNTAFGKDVGVILSKIPDSNQATVTENKNAVANFEQGSNLYKKGDFKGAEAAFRKAIELEPNFAQAYIALANTLDDQGKPQEAIAQYHKAISLNPQDSGAYFNLGLTLARQNQLEAAIAQYKKALSLEPNYADAHYNLGNALYAQGKLAEAVTEYTAAIRLKPSYAPTYTRLGNALYDRGELAEAVIQYKKSISLDPKYADAHYYLGNALYAQGKPAEAIAEYTAAIRLNPKKSPGYNALGNTLYAQGKLEEAIAQYKKALSLEPNYTDAHYNLASAFYAQGKLTEAIAEYNEAIRLDPKHAQAYTGLANAMDDQGKPQEAIAHYKKAISLVPNDAFTYYNLGITLGREQQLEEAIVNLKKARELFQAEENKEMVEQVDQLIQKINTRTN; encoded by the coding sequence ATGCCAAAAAACAAGAATCTACTGGTAGCAGCTGTTATCTGCTTGTGTTTGAGTAATGGAAATACTGCCTTTGGTAAAGATGTTGGCGTTATTTTATCCAAAATTCCAGACTCAAATCAAGCAACAGTTACTGAGAACAAAAATGCAGTTGCTAACTTTGAGCAAGGAAGCAATCTCTACAAAAAAGGAGATTTTAAAGGAGCAGAGGCGGCTTTTCGGAAAGCGATTGAACTAGAACCCAACTTTGCACAAGCTTATATTGCTTTGGCAAATACTCTCGACGATCAAGGCAAACCCCAAGAAGCGATCGCACAATATCATAAAGCCATTAGCCTCAATCCTCAAGACTCTGGAGCCTACTTTAATTTGGGTTTGACTTTAGCAAGACAGAATCAATTAGAAGCTGCGATCGCTCAATACAAAAAAGCCCTCAGTCTTGAACCTAACTATGCAGACGCTCACTATAACTTAGGAAATGCTCTCTACGCTCAAGGGAAGCTCGCCGAAGCAGTTACCGAATATACAGCGGCGATTCGCCTCAAACCCAGCTATGCCCCAACTTACACACGCCTGGGAAATGCTCTATACGATCGAGGTGAGCTAGCAGAAGCAGTTATCCAATACAAAAAATCCATTAGCTTAGATCCCAAGTATGCAGACGCTCACTATTATTTAGGAAATGCTTTGTATGCTCAAGGAAAGCCAGCAGAAGCGATCGCCGAATATACAGCAGCTATTCGCCTCAATCCCAAAAAGTCGCCAGGTTACAATGCCTTGGGCAATACTCTCTACGCTCAAGGCAAACTAGAAGAAGCGATCGCCCAATATAAAAAAGCCCTCAGCCTTGAACCCAACTATACAGACGCTCACTATAATTTAGCCAGCGCTTTTTACGCTCAAGGCAAGCTAACAGAAGCGATCGCCGAATATAACGAAGCAATTCGCCTCGATCCCAAACACGCACAAGCTTACACCGGTTTGGCCAATGCGATGGACGATCAAGGTAAACCTCAAGAAGCGATCGCACATTACAAAAAAGCCATTAGCCTTGTCCCCAACGATGCATTCACTTATTATAATTTGGGAATCACTTTAGGAAGAGAACAACAGCTAGAAGAAGCGATCGTTAATCTCAAAAAAGCCAGAGAGTTATTCCAAGCTGAAGAAAATAAAGAGATGGTTGAGCAAGTCGATCAACTAATCCAAAAAATTAATACCCGAACGAATTGA